The Snodgrassella alvi wkB2 genome window below encodes:
- a CDS encoding cell division protein ZipA C-terminal FtsZ-binding domain-containing protein yields the protein MIVLVIGAAIILLVLAYNIYQESQYRKQLREQFGHANKDALLDSQVNSVRDGAEAQSVMNTKTVPPAEEANKTDNSSAEQFETSATDEKVIDGTVSEEENVSAVQAASSAPDNVAAPENSAAHIDMAPLSRTVPVKGRKALLDVRDMSKQPLPWFDVRFDYLAYIALYQPKELHAMPRLSSRSRFRLVGCTMDDRYQIAEPIPSVYYQGFVVGLQAISRSGLLTHEELAHFGEQANRFAEQMDGQLLLTDINTFLDVARPLDDLCARVDQTIAIHLVSRTNVSGTELRSAVEKQGFELGHDGAFFYADTDGEPLFNIVTLDNTPFTSTLLANQNYRGFSMLFDIVHIPNGEKCFDQFMDMAVKLSSQLGLDLVNDKVEELSTEWLREVRRYVVDRQKEMKQVDLEPGSELAKRLFS from the coding sequence ATGATTGTGCTGGTGATAGGTGCTGCGATTATTCTGTTGGTACTGGCCTATAATATTTATCAGGAAAGCCAATACCGCAAACAATTGCGCGAACAGTTCGGGCATGCCAATAAAGATGCTTTACTGGACAGTCAGGTCAATTCGGTACGGGATGGTGCAGAGGCACAGTCTGTAATGAATACTAAAACTGTGCCGCCGGCTGAGGAAGCAAATAAAACTGATAATTCATCCGCCGAACAATTTGAGACTTCGGCCACTGATGAAAAAGTTATTGATGGCACAGTTTCGGAAGAAGAGAATGTGTCTGCTGTGCAAGCGGCATCTTCTGCTCCTGATAACGTTGCAGCACCGGAAAATTCAGCAGCACATATTGATATGGCGCCATTATCACGCACGGTTCCGGTAAAGGGACGTAAAGCTTTGCTGGATGTGCGGGATATGTCTAAACAGCCGCTACCGTGGTTTGATGTACGTTTTGATTATCTGGCCTATATTGCGTTGTATCAGCCGAAAGAATTACATGCAATGCCGCGATTGAGTAGCCGTTCCCGTTTCCGGCTGGTGGGCTGTACGATGGATGACCGTTACCAGATAGCTGAACCGATTCCCAGTGTTTATTATCAGGGTTTTGTGGTTGGTCTGCAGGCAATCAGCCGCAGTGGTCTGCTTACTCATGAAGAGCTGGCGCATTTTGGCGAACAGGCCAATCGTTTCGCTGAGCAGATGGATGGTCAGCTGCTGTTAACGGATATTAATACTTTTCTGGATGTGGCGCGTCCACTGGATGATTTGTGCGCAAGGGTTGACCAGACAATTGCGATTCATCTGGTATCACGTACGAATGTCAGCGGAACGGAGCTGCGTTCTGCGGTTGAGAAACAGGGCTTTGAGCTGGGGCATGATGGTGCATTTTTTTATGCTGATACTGATGGCGAGCCTTTGTTTAATATTGTTACGCTGGATAACACACCATTTACCTCTACTTTGTTAGCAAATCAAAATTATCGCGGATTCAGTATGTTGTTTGATATAGTACATATACCAAACGGCGAGAAATGTTTTGATCAGTTTATGGATATGGCTGTGAAATTATCCAGTCAGCTGGGTCTGGATCTGGTTAATGATAAAGTGGAAGAGTTATCCACAGAGTGGTTGCGTGAGGTACGCCGCTATGTAGTTGACCGGCAAAAGGAAATGAAGCAGGTTGATCTGGAGCCGGGAAGTGAACTGGCCAAAAGACTGTTTTCCTGA